The following coding sequences are from one Phyllostomus discolor isolate MPI-MPIP mPhyDis1 chromosome 11, mPhyDis1.pri.v3, whole genome shotgun sequence window:
- the PROZ gene encoding vitamin K-dependent protein Z: MAGCVQLLLVLPVLLSLLVFHPAEPSVFLSASKANEVLVRWKRAGSYLLEELFQGNLEKECYEEICAYEEAREVFENDALTDDFWKTYRGGSPCLSQPCLNNGSCHDNIRSYTCTCSSGYEGRDCAFAKTECHPLRTNGCQHFCHPGENSYVCSCANGYKLGQDRKSCIPHEKCACGALNSAYITTQKSKWDHQIFPWQVKLTDPTGEDFCGGVIIQEKFVLTTARCSLLHRNISVKTNFHRTSKDPLMIKVKSINVHMRYEEETGDNDISLLELELPVQCPDMGLPICMPESDFAEGDLIPRTQGLLIGWMLNGSELGNDVMQLPVTHMDSEECGRALNVTVTTRTYCERGAAAGGVQWAEGSVVARKHKGTWFLTGILCSAPTEEDAQEFLLTKVSRYSLWLRQSIK, from the exons ATGGCGGGCTGCGTGCAGCTGCTCCTGGTCCTCCCAGTCCTCCTGTCCCTCCTGGTCTTCCACCCCGCGGAGCCCTCAG tctttctttctgcctcaaaAGCAAACGAAGTTCTGGTAAGATGGAAGCGTGCTGGCTCCTACCTTTTGGAAGAGCTCTTTCAGGGAAATTTGGAAAAAGAATGTTATGAGGAGATTTGTGCCTATGAAGAGGCAAGAGAAGTATTTGAAAATGATGCGCTCACT GATGACTTTTGGAAAACATATAGGG GTGGCTCCCCgtgcctctcccagccctgcctcaaTAATGGGTCGTGCCATGACAACATCCGCAGCTACACCTGCACTTGCTCCTCAGGCTACGAGGGCAGGGACTGCGCCTTTG ctaAAACTGAGTGTCACCCATTGAGGACTAATGGATGTCAGCACTTTTGCCACCCGGGAGAGAACTCCTACGTGTGCAGCTGTGCAAACGGGTATAAACTGGGCCAAGACCGCAAGTCGTGCATCCCACACG AGAAGTGTGCGTGTGGAGCCCTGAACTCTGCGTACATCACAACGCAGAAAAGCAAGTGGGATCATCAGATTTTCCCGTGGCAG GTGAAACTAACAGATCCCACAGGAGAAGACTTCTGTGGCGGCGTTATAATACAGGAAAAGTTTGTGCTGACAACAGCCAGGTGTTCGCTGCTgcacagaaacatcagtgtgaaaacAA ATTTTCATAGGACCAGCAAGGACCCACTGATGATAAAGGTGAAGAGCATTAATGTGCACATGAGGTATGAGGAAGAGACAGGGGACAATGACATTTCACTTTTGGAGCTAGAGTTGCCTGTCCAGTGCCCAGACATGGGGCTCCCCATCTGTATGCCCGAGAGCGACTTCGCAGAGGGCGACCTCATCCCCAGGACACAGGGCCTCCTCATTGGCTGGATGCTCAACGGCTCTGAGCTGGGCAATGATGTGATGCAGCTGCCAGTCACGCACATGGACAGCGAGGAGTGTGGCAGAGCCCTCAATGTGACAGTCACGACGAGGACATACTGCGAGAGAGGAGCAGCGGCCGGAGGGGTGCAGTGGGCGGAGGGCAGCGTGGTCGCCAGAAAACACAAGGGCACCTGGTTTCTGACAGGGATTCTGTGCTCAGCACCCACAGAAGAGGATGCACAGGAGTTTCTTCTCACCAAGGTTTCAAGATATTCACTCTGGCTTAGACAAAGCATAAAGTGA
- the PCID2 gene encoding PCI domain-containing protein 2 isoform X4 → MTLISMESVFQGRAVCGEGKADQQLVKKGKGKVGDMLEKAAELLMSCFRVCASDTRAGIEDSKKWGMLFLVNQLFKIYFKINKLHLCKPLIRAIDSSNLKDDYSTAQRVTYRYYVGRKAMFDSDFKQAEEYLSFAFEHCHRLSQKNKRMILIYLLPVKMLLGHMPTIELLKKYHLMQFAEVTKAVSEGNLLLLNEALTKHETFFIRCGIFLILEKLKIITYRNLFKKVYLLLKTHQLSLDAFLVALKFMQVEDVDIDEVQCILANLIYMGHIKGYISHQHQKLVVSKQNPFPPLSTVC, encoded by the exons ATGACTTTGATATCTATGGAAAGTGTGTTTCAAGGACGAGCTGTGTGTGGAGAAGGGAAG GCAGATCAGCAGTTGGttaagaaaggaaaaggcaaagtTGGGGACATGCTAGAAAAAGCAGCTGAACTGTTGATGAGCTGTTTCCGCGTCTGTGCCAGTGACAC TCGTGCTGGTATAGAGGATTCTAAGAAGTGGGGGATGCTGTTTCTGGTGAATCAGTTATTCAAGATCTACTTTAAG ATAAACAAACTCCATTTGTGTAAACCTCTCATCAGAGCCATTGACAGCTCGAACCTGAAAGACGATTACAGCACAGCACAGAGGGTGACGTACAGGTACTATGTTGGGCGCAAGGCCATGTTCGATAGTGACTTTAAGCAAG CGGAGGAGTACCTGTCCTTCGCCTTTGAGCACTGCCACCGTTTAAGTCAGAAGAACAAAAGGATGATTCTGATATATTTACTGCCAGTGAAAATGCTATTG GGTCATATGCCAACCATTGAGCTTTTGAAAAAGTATCACCTCATGCAGTTTGCCGAAGTAACCAAAGCTGTAAG cGAAGGCAACCTCCTCCTCCTGAACGAGGCCCTGACAAAGCACGAGACCTTCTTCATTCGCTGTGGCATCTTCCTCATCCTTGAGAAGCTGAAGATCATTACCTAcaggaatctttttaaaaaagt GTACTTGCTACTCAAAACACACCAGTTGTCTCTGGATGCTTTTCTAGTTGCCTTGAAATTCATGCAAGTGGAAGATGTGGACATCGACGAAGTCCAGTGTATTTTGGCCAACCTGATATACATG GGTCACATCAAAGGCTATATATCACACCAGCATCAGAAGCTAGTGGTTAGCAAGCAAAACCCATTTCCTCCGCTGTCTACAGTGTGTTGA